The following coding sequences are from one Eulemur rufifrons isolate Redbay chromosome 13, OSU_ERuf_1, whole genome shotgun sequence window:
- the SPARCL1 gene encoding SPARC-like protein 1, whose product MKTVLFFLSILGTVAAIPTNAKFLSDHSNPTAETVTSDNTEIPILRDDDGENEKETVVSIEDHPNYEAEESSILKSKGESHEQSAEQGESYSQELGLKDPEDSDGDLSVNLGYTPTEDTLDLNEDTGEPQKEELPENMDFPASSVSSFVDSNKEESITEGEENQEQPTSDPHHQLNRSSEHSHDLRDQGNQEQDPNIPNGDEEEEKEPGDVGAHIDNQEKEREFPKEHPDSKWEDSNIQSDDILEESDQPTQVSKLQKEEFEQGTQEQEEGNPDTEMEEENASNLNKHTQGTEWRSQEGKPGLEVVSSREENDKKTVSEALLMEPTDDGNIMPRNPEANDDGGDDGPRHSASDDDFIPSQAFLEGEGALSNYHHSKDEEQRERAHENESADTTEPGEHPEAKKAESSSNEDKTSSEDNMRLHSVDACMSFQCKRGHVCKADQQGKPHCVCQDPVTCPPTKLLDQVCGTDNQTYASSCHLFATKCRMEGTKKGHQLQLDYFGACKSIPACTDFEVAQFPLRMRDWLKNILMQLYEANSEHTGYLNEKQRNKVKKIYLDEKRLLAGDHPIDLLLRDFKKNYHMYVYPVHWQFSELDQHPMDRVLTHSELAPLRASLVPMEHCITRFFEECDPNKDKHITLKEWGHCFGIKEEDIDENLLF is encoded by the exons ATGAAGactgtgctttttttcctctccatcttGGGAACGGTAGCTGCAATCCCg acaAACGCAAAGTTCTTATCTGATCATTCCAATCCAACTGCTGAAACAGTGACATCTGACAACACTGAAATCCCCATTTTAAGGGATGatgatggagaaaatgaaaaggaaactgtAGTATCCATAGAAGACCATCCCAACTATGAG GCTGAAGAATCTTCAATACTGAAGTCAAAAGGGGAAAGCCATGAACAGTCAGCAGAACAGGGTGAGAGTTACAGCCAAGAGCTGGGGTTGAAGGATCCAGAGGACAGTGACGGTGACTTAAGTGTGAATTTGGGCTATACACCAACTGAAGACACGTTGGACCTAAACGAAGATACAGGTGAGCCTCAGAAGGAAGAACTCCCAGAGAACATGGATTTCCCTGCTTCCAGTGTTAGTTCCTTTGTCGATTCTAACAAAGAAGAAAGCATCACAGAGGGAGAGGAGAACCAAGAACAACCTACAAGTGATCCCCATCATCAGTTGAACAGGAGCAGTGAACACAGCCACGACCTAAGGGATCAAGGAAACCAAGAGCAGGATCCAAACATTCCCAACGGAgacgaggaggaggaaaaagagccAGGTGATGTTGGCGCCCACATTGAtaaccaagaaaaggaaagagaatttccCAAGGAGCATCCTGACAGCAAGTGGGAAGACAGCAATATCCAATCTGATGACATTTTGGAAGAGTCTGATCAACCAACGCAAGTAAGCAAGTTGCAGAAGGAGGAGTTTGAGCAGGGTACCCAAGAACAGGAAGAAGGTAACCCTGATAcagaaatggaagaggaaaatGCCTCAAACCTCAATAAGCACACTCAAGGGACGGAATGGAGGAGCCAAGAGGGTAAACCTGGCCTTGAAGTTGTCAGCAGCCGCGAGGAGAATGATAAAAAGACTGTTTCTGAGGCTTTGCTCATGGAACCTACTGATGACGGTAACATCATGCCCCGAAACCCTGAGGCCAACGATGATGGGGGTGATGACGGCCCCAGGCACAGTGCAAGCGATGACGACTTCATCCCGAGCCAGGCCTTTCTGGAGGGCGAGGGAGCTCTGTCCAATTACCATCACAGCAAGGATGAGGAGCAAAGAGAAAGAGCCCATGAGAATGAAAGCGCAGATACCACTGAACCCGGAGAGCACCCAGAG GCCAAGAAAGCAGAGAGCTCATCAAATGAAGACAAAACGTCAAGTGAAGACAACATGAGGCTGCACAGTGTTG ATGCTTGCATGAGCTTCCAGTGTAAAAGAGGACACGTCTGTAAGGCAGACCAACAGGGAAAACCCCACTGTGTTTGCCAAGATCCAGTGACTTGTCCTCCAACAAAACTCCTTGACCAA GTTTGTGGCACTGACAATCAGACCTACGCTAGCTCTTGTCACCTGTTTGCCACTAAGTGCAGAATGGAGGGGACCAAAAAGGGGCATCAACTACAACTGGATTATTTTGGAGCCTGCAAAT CTATTCCTGCTTGTACGGACTTTGAAGTGGCTCAGTTTCCCCTACGAATGAGAGACTGGCTCAAGAATATCCTCATGCAGCTTTATGAAGCTAATTCTGAACACACTGGGTATCTCAACGAGAAGCAGAGAAATAAA GTCAAGAAAATTTACCTGGATGAAAAGAGACTCTTGGCTGGGGACCATCCCATCGACCTTCTCTTGAGGGATTTTAAGAAAAACTACCACATGTATGTGTATCCCGTGCACTGGCAGTTTAGTGAACTTGACCAGCATCCTATGGATAG AGTCCTGACACATTCCGAGCTGGCTCCTCTGCGAGCGTCTCTGGTGCCCATGGAACACTGCATAACCCGCTTCTTTGAGGAGTGTGACCCCAACAAGGATAAGCACATCACCTTGAAGGAGTGGGGCCACTGCTTTGGAATTAAAGAAG AAGACATAGATGAGAACCTCCTGTTCTGA